Genomic DNA from Callospermophilus lateralis isolate mCalLat2 chromosome 11, mCalLat2.hap1, whole genome shotgun sequence:
ACATTTGCTACCTAAATTTCTGTCCCCCCTCATGACTGAAAGTTCTTTACTCCTATCATTTTATACTTCTGAATTTAAAAGAGGATCTTGACCATGTCTGGAGAGTCCGTGGTAGCTCCCCATCCCCCTGAAACCCATTAAGTCTGTCAGTCATTTATTTGGCCCCTCTAGGCATCCAGCTCACTAGAATGTGGGGTCCTGGAGCTGGTCTCTAAATCTGGAGGTTACAGCTGAATAGCAATAATCCTGTTACCCAGAGCAGGTCGAGGAGAGTAAAACCAGCCTGTGGAGACGCTGGTCCACGCAGTGGTGGGCCTGCTTTGCTCACCAGCATCCCCTGCGCATCCCTTCTCATGAAGTCCCATCCAGTTCTGGGGAGGAGGGTCGGGAGGCACTGGGAAGCCTGTTTGCACTTTGGGATTAAGAGAGTGAGAAACAGATCTGGGCCATGCATGCAGTCGAAGTTTCAAATTTTATCCTTTTAAAATAGATATAATATACCTATACATGATATAATATTTGTATATATGAAatctatatttgtttaatttgagCCATTCAATCAAAACTGATGTACAGGTGTACaatgaaaaaatttaaatgctTAGTTATTTTTCCCAACAGTGTAAAGTCACCCTTCTCTGAGAGTGGGATTTGCGGACTTTTGATGTTACAGCTTTGCTCACTTCCTGGCAAGGGCAGTTCAACCCCCAGTTTGTAATGGAGCCCGGGAGTTGAAAGTTCTCTTTAAATACATGTACAAATTGTTGTCAAAAGTAATGTTATTAAAATAGATTTATTATCCCTGAGTTTGGCGTATGTTCTCATTTTAATAACAAAGCTGTGGGGCAGTTATCAATCTCCTGGACTCTGTCAGGAGGAAGTCTGAAGGTCACCACCAGGGAAGGCCCAAGTCCTTGCTTGCGTGCGCGTgcgcgcgctctctctctctctctcacttgttTTAAAGCTCCTCCCATATTCTCCGGGGTAGGGAGAGGATTTTGAGTTTCAAGTGCTAACTTGTGTTTTGAAATCCCACAAGGAGGCCAAGGAAGCCAACCCAATGTGATATTTTGTACATATTAAGGGCAAAGAGTAATTCTCATCATGAGCAAGAGAAAACAAATTGatcactctacttttagccagaaCAGTGAGAAGATTTGGATCCCTTCCTGTTCACCTTCCATGGTCAGGTGCTCAATAAAAGTCTGAAGTCACTGTTGGGAGCTTGTATGGCTGGGCTTTGGTCAAGACTCATCAAAGTGGTGGCTCCCCTGGGGGTGGAAAGGTCCTCCTGCCACGTGAGCTTTCCTGGGCACACTGGGAAGCTGGGATAACAACCCTGCTCTGAAGCAAAACCAGAACGAAGCAAAGAACTCAGGATTCCAAACTCCATCTTTATTGCATCTGATTCTCTGGAAATACTATCCCTCGAGTCTGGAATACCTAAACCCAATGTCACCTGTCACCTGGCTTGTCTCTGATTTGCAGAAGGAGCCACCTGGTTGGAGCAGGCGAGGGGTGCTGCCCGTGTCCACATGACTTCCTTAAATACCGACTAGCATTAGAATTCTAGTTGCACCAGCTTTCTTGTTTAGCAGCCTCCTGTCCCACAGCCGTGCCAGGCACCAGTCACAGGAGGTGTCTTGCAGACTGGTGTTTATGCTGGAGCCCAGGCCACAGCATGCCGCCACACCCCCATCCAGAACTGCGTCCTGGTTGATCACCAGGATAAGGAGAGTGGGTGCCGCACAGGGCAGAAGACACACATAGCCTTTAGTGTGCAGGGTGGTCCAGACCTCTTCTAGGCTCTGATCTTCTTACTCTGTGGGCTCTGCAGCTCCTCCGTGTGGGCACGTTTCTGCTGGGACTCCCCGTCCTGGGAGAGGAGGGCCGCTCGCACCAGCCGCAGCTCCCGCTTCTCTTTGCGCTCCACCATCTCCTcaatgtcatcagcaaacagggCTTTTAGCGGGGGAATCAGCTTTGGGATGGTTGGAAAGTCACCAAAATGAACCTGGGTGGCCAGACACAGGATAGGAACATGCCTCAGAGGGACAAGAGCTGGGAATAAGGAGACTGCGCTCACAAGGAGTAGGGCCATCTCCCGACCCTTACACACCCTTAAGCCAAGTGACTAAAATTCCAAATGAAAAGCAGGCTTTGCAGGGAGGGAGGAAGCCCTCTAGAGAAAGCAGCACTCCCACTCCTTGCTGAGGGTGGCAAAATCACAGGCCTCAGGAAAGGTGGTGCAAGCTAATGACAAGGCAGCTTGGCTCTACCACTGGTGACATGTGAGCACCTGTCTTAGGTCTGTCCTGAGGCTCCAGTGCTTTGACTGTGGGGCAGTCCAGGCAATGTCCCTAGGACTGATGTCCAGCAGACCCTACAGGAGGTGGGTCTCTGCATCGGACCCTGGATATGATGCTGGATAGTGACAGACCCTCTTATCTTCATTGCCCCAAGcaggaaagaaaatgaaaggagGAGTCTGCACCTCCCCACTCTCCCCAAACACACAGCCCACGTGACACACAGACCTTCATGTGGTCAAAGGCGATTCCCACTTTCTCATTGAAGTCAGGGCTGAAGAGGGGGATCTTGGCGTAACGCTGGCTAAAATGGTTCAGCATGATGAATTCCGCATTCATCCGCATCCCTACACCGATGGCTTGGGAGGTAGTGCTGCAGGACAAGGACAAGCAGCCAGGGAAGCTAAGCCACAGCGCAGGGCTCTAAGGCCGAGAACTAGCTCAGGCCCTGGTCCTGATACTGCTGGGGCCCTCAGGGAGGGAAGGCCAAGGATGTTCTCAACTGGCACCTCTTTAGTctgatttttccccctttccttaAAGGAGGCCCACACTCTGTGCTGTCAGCTTCCATCAAGGAGGACACCTGGGAAACACCTGGGAAACATCTGGGAGCTTACACAGAGGTCAAGGCACATCTTCCTTCAGACAGCCCAATATTCAGCCCCCCTCCCCACCCTAGCCCCTGCCTTCCCCTGGTCATTCCCTGATGTGACTTAATAGTTTCTTCCAGTCTATTTCTCTCCTTAAAAACACCATGCCTCACCATTAGAACCTAGGGAACTGCAAAAAATAGAGGCAGAAGGCCTGAAGAGACTGCTATGGGCTCAGGAAGCCCCCTCAGCCTTGGAAGCTGGCCAGCCATGTGTCACTGAGAGCACTGTCTTTCCCCAGAGGCAAACGTGGGCTGTTGGGGCTTCACTTGATGGGAGGAAGGAGGTGACAGGGAGGACTAACTGTTCTCTGCTACCTGTGTGTCTTTTCCACTGCTTCTTCTTCCAAGCCATCCTCCAGAGTGGCCTCATGTATCAGGAGGGTGGCGTCTTTTCCTGGAGAGAGAAATAGCCTGTGTTGAGATGCAGCCCTCTGGGTGAGCAGCATGTGGCCCTGGGATCCACAGCTGTGTCCTGACCCAAACACGCAGCAGCCTTGGCCCTGTGACTTCTCTGCACATTAGGATGCACACGCAGTGTGAGGGGGAACCCAAGTCTTCTGTCTCTGTGCACACGCCCTATGCTTATCTACACCCACCCCCACGCCTCACCGAAGCTCGTTTCCTCTCTACTCACCCATCTGGACCAGAGCCTCACAAGGCATGGTATCCCCCGAATAGACCACTTTCCAGCCAGACGTGTGCACCAGGGCACAGCCGAAAGCGTGCTTGCAGTGGCGGACCAGGCAGGTCTGAAACTGTAGGAGCAGGGCTGGAGGCTGGGCCTGGCCCCTCCCCGCCCTCTTCTGGGCCCACGGCTGTGCCCCTTACCTCTTCCAGATCACAAGCCTCCAAAAGCAATCTGATCAGTTTTTCAACTGTGGGATTATTGACCTCAGCCCCTTTCTGAAGGCATTTTGCAGGAATTATACTAAAAGAAGTCaaaatacttaaaattataatagcataaaaaacaattatcactAAAGATGTGGAATAAAAATGCAGGTCCTTGGCTAGAGAGCTTCAATTCATTCTTAAAATGAAACAATATGAATTGTAGTCATCAAGCTGGGGAGACTGATCAAGTCAGAGCCAACCATTCCCTGTTCACTCTAAGGCACTTAGCAGATGAAGGCTCCCCTGCATCTAGGCAACGCAGGCCATGGATGACACCAGGCAGATGATGCCTCCCCTGTCCCCTGGGGACAGAGCCAactcccatccacccatccatctggGGTGGATGGTTTCTGTGCTTCCACTACCTGGGTGTCTGGCATTGTCTAATGGAGAAACGCTGGCCAAAATCTAGGCAACAGAATGGAAGTGAGGGCTGAGGAGAAAAGCCTGATAGAAGCAGACGTTGTTAGGGCAGGGCTGCTAGGATCTGCCAGCTGCCCCGGGGTAAAGGACACCGCCTGGGTCAGTTGCCCTGGACGCTCACCTGACGTGGTGGAGCACCTCCTGGCACTGGTTGtggtactgctgcagccaggcccTGAGCTGGGTGGGGGCTACCACCAGCAAAGGGTGGAACGGCTTTCCTAGAGACACCTGTGACAAAAAGACCCCAGGGCAGAGTCAACCACAGAACAAGTCAGTCATGATGGTGTGTCAGGAAGTGTGGCTGCCAACGTATGAACCAAGGAAACTCAAAATGTATGAACCAAAGAAACTCAAAATGCTCACTTACCAGGGCACGCTCTCTCTGCAGCAGGATATTCAACAAGCCCTGGGAAGAAAAAAGGACAAGTCACTAGTGAGGTCCAAACCCCATGGTCTTCTTCTGCAAGTAAAGGTTCTAAGGTCCTCATTTACAGTATTTCTGACCTCTATGAACCAATCAGCCCTTCAGAGCTGCCACAGTTGGGGTGATAATGACACATGACTTTGAAATACAATGGGCTGAAAACAAGATGACCTGTGTTAGAAAGAGGGTAATGGCTGGGACCCAGAAACCCCTAGAAGACCCCAGCAAGGGCCTCACAGTCCTGTCTCCCGCATCTGCTTAGTTTCACCGGGGCAGGCTGTTTGAGAAGGCGATTCAGGAAGTGTGTGAAGCCAAACCTGTACTGCTGCTTGAAAGAGCAAAGAAGAAAAGACGTCCTCACTGAACAGGCCTATGCTAGAGCTTCAGAGAAGACTCCACCCCAGCCAGAGAAGAATCCCAGGGCTCTGGTGCATTTGGAAACCGCAGGAAAGCAAGCGCGAGTGCAAACCGGCAGAGGCCGCTCCTTCCAGTGGGCCAGCATGCTCGAGTCCCAACTATCACTCACCGTATGGTGGTCTGCATGCAGGTGGGACACAAACACAGCAGCAAGGGTGCCCAGGACCCTGTCCACTTGGTCTCCATAATGACGGCACAGCTGCCCAAACGTGCCTTCACCACAATCCAGTAGCAGGGCCTTGTCCGGGCTATAGAAGAAGAGCAAGTGTCACCAACAGGAGAGCCTTCGGACAATTTAGAGTGATGCTTTCTTTAGCAGAGAACAGGCAGCAGTTATGCAGGTATCTGCCTTCTATAAACTCTTGTACCATTTTGTGGGGAGCTTATATAAAAGCCAATTAATTTCACCCATAACAATAACTTAAAATGATCAATCCTCTCTCTATAAAAGAATGATCCATAGAACCCTGAAGCCTTTTAAGACCATAGATCAATACAAATGCTGGCATCCAGAATCAAAAATACTTAGATGGAATTAGACTTTAACACCTTTGTGGAGAATTCAAAGGCCAGGCATTATGTATTCGAGACTGTTCTAGTGCCAGCTGTCACAGGATTCTTGCTCTTCCAAGCACCTCTGGTTTCCTCAAAGCTGCCTGGTACATGACGGGCTCCATGTGCTCCATGCAGGAGTTGGTTAGCCTGGACTCTGGCTTCTACTCAGACAGTCTGACCTGGTAGGTCCCAGACGGGGCTCACAGAGCTTCAATTCTGACAGCTTATGGTGGTTTTGTTTGGAAGCCATGCTCTAAGGTGGAGAGTACTGTTACCTTTCTGGCCTTCTTCCTTCTTGG
This window encodes:
- the Elac2 gene encoding zinc phosphodiesterase ELAC protein 2 isoform X2, whose translation is MRIVHQSTTFAATRFKRSSTSSIQTSSPCSPVPREEGPTLCVPTVQGECLLKYQLRPRREWQRDTVITCNPDEFIAEALELTNFQESVQEYRRNMQSSPVPAEKKSQYPEIIFLGTGSAIPMKIRNVSSTLVNLSPDKALLLDCGEGTFGQLCRHYGDQVDRVLGTLAAVFVSHLHADHHTGLLNILLQRERALVSLGKPFHPLLVVAPTQLRAWLQQYHNQCQEVLHHVSIIPAKCLQKGAEVNNPTVEKLIRLLLEACDLEEFQTCLVRHCKHAFGCALVHTSGWKVVYSGDTMPCEALVQMGKDATLLIHEATLEDGLEEEAVEKTHSTTSQAIGVGMRMNAEFIMLNHFSQRYAKIPLFSPDFNEKVGIAFDHMKVHFGDFPTIPKLIPPLKALFADDIEEMVERKEKRELRLVRAALLSQDGESQQKRAHTEELQSPQSKKIRA